Proteins encoded by one window of Engraulis encrasicolus isolate BLACKSEA-1 chromosome 23, IST_EnEncr_1.0, whole genome shotgun sequence:
- the si:dkey-172h23.2 gene encoding uncharacterized protein si:dkey-172h23.2: MKVNPQQAPLYGKCVLTVVLSDAERAQVRQVCPEDGEGAGLDGEGAELYLLFSGSTQRHLCSTRRTHDDHGTLQAICPAHDCCELVQVTLCVARSPLGGASRTNNDQPGEVDPDLEATPTSTLVPTPVPVQQNPGQVEYFGTAFTPVPVERLSQVCFGFVQDLAFDMAQYLVSCVGRADPEGLEGALMLDECSIPQQECERLDCNLALALKHLHLPRGWSLLGTHLGTEETDPEPHETLLHFACRRGLVRVASFLLRQRGALEALRLPNRQGLTPHTLAHRHPPVLELLDREEGVTLEREPDDDAEATVFRCRLSCGGSGVLESHSSLGTYTLTVELRPLTHTPTRTSPLPPDTPTLTQDTQTHSLGTGLQQDTQELWSLVQKHTHHNEKAGEALATSPEQPDSNSGEGSPTHQHSSRGENTHARETHTSGEPTHTRDQKIRGPAQPPSTTDPDSPRVVERSPTLPELPSPPSPPPHPSHLPVPVVPVPLPPLPLLLSLLAGEARPSQPAPISSPGNQQDGGKRSAAEEHGEEEEECVCGNPGSDSSVTPSQQQQHTATTATTATAGETRAVGEEQRVSGGEEAVSPWQRGGSEQEEETTSSSSSTAQDLISSAQGASEREVSPQEEGEQKEEEEKEEEVEEEEVEPLPDQKHPSGLGGVADAAEARGTAEPSPDTPQEQSPVTEEQSVATATTATIAEEERGADTAEAERAAPAAEAEACTESAARTTGQNADANATATATQIEPTAIEKGNTTTTESESSAIEVESAKTAKTESARTQLECSASEFSSAGTEGEPAGGSARTAEAVSTVTEADMGLTQSQTEQESSDLESRHTEEGNEKEEKEEEEEEEEEEEEDRDDSEYLDASSTSMEGEYLLFEECGDSVVDSPSRDIGGKHPGSIQEGEEVTSTEKSESSFQDCIEGVTSAADCVGPAQAEEGSIELETRATSGFSAPQEASGHQATDDGLSHIASGNDDDITARVSCDSGSEDLPPALTTTTTIAVEQEVTSLGGVTLAGDCGCDTHLPDITEDELTQDDLAAPLPECRATGATALAEECDRGTSEGQHVPSSSQDVVVGREMDNQEQEQETECRPSCCHISPDEVTVEVEVEVEVEVEVEQDHHQEVHSDVWPSHSVEAQHASSNATQEEVVEKTVEEEERHEEVKEEVEEGRGVREEEEKEDVCPPHGEESRRPASCDDDTLVVVEEVEAGDAGPPGGVRRRVSAGVQRRQAGDAGSPPGGVRRRLPVPQQRGLSAGVQRRHPGGLQRGLSAGVQRRHLGGSG; the protein is encoded by the exons CCCATGACTGCTGTGAGCTAGTGCAGGTCACGCTGTGCGTGGCCAGATCGCCTCTAGGTGGCGCCTCTAGGACAAACAATGACCAGCCCGGCGAGGTCGATCCTGATCTTGAGGCCACACCCACTTCCACACTTGTCCCCACGCCGGTACCAGTGCAGCAAAACCCAGGCCAGGTGGAGTACTTCGGCACCGCATTCACACCGGTACCTGTGGAACGGCTGTCCCAGGTGTGCTTCGGCTTCGTGCAGGACCTGGCGTTCGACATGGCCCAGTACCTGGTGAGCTGTGTGGGGCGCGCCGACCCCGAGGGCCTGGAGGGGGCGCTGATGCTGGACGAGTGCTCCATCCCCCAGCAGGAGTGCGAGAGGCTGGACTGCAACCTGGCGCTGGCTCTCAAACACCTGCACCTGCCCAGGGGGTGGAGCCTATTGGGGACACACCTGGGCACGGAGGAGACAG ACCCCGAGCCTCATGAGACTCTGCTGCACTTTGCTTGTCGGCGGGGCCTGGTGCGCGTGGCCTCTTTCCTCCTTCGCCAGCGGGGGGCGCTAGAGGCACTGCGGCTGCCCAACAGACAAGGCCTCACcccgcacacactcgcacacagacacccccctgTCTTGGAGCTGTTGGACAG ggAGGAGGGAGTGACTTTGGAGAGGGAGCCCGATGACGATGCCGAGGCCACAGTGTTCCGTTGTCGTTTGTCGTGCGGCGGTTCCGGAGTTCTAGAGAGCCACTCTTCGCTCGGCACCTACACACTCACCGTGGAGCTCCGCCCCctaacgcacacacccacgcggaCGTCGCCGCTGCCGCCGGACACACCAACGCTGAcccaggacacacaaacacactcgctggGTACCGGGCTGCAACAGGACACACAGGAGCTTTGGAGCCTcgttcagaaacacacacaccacaacgag aaggctGGGGAGGCCCTCGCTACGTCACCGGAGCAACCCGACTCCAACTCCGGTGAAGGCTCCCCGACACACCAGCACAGCAGCCgcggagaaaacacacacgcgcgcgagacACACACCAGTGGGGAACCAACACACACTCGCGATCAGAAGATCCGTGGCCCTGCTCAACCACCATCGACGACAGATCCCGACTCCCCACGCGTAGTGGAACGTTCCCCAACCCTCCCAgaactaccatcaccaccatcaccaccaccccacccttcGCACCTCCCTGTCCCCGTCGTCCCCGTCCCCctgccacccctccctctcctcctctccctcctggccGGGGAGGCGCGGCCCTCGCAGCCTGCTCCTATCTCCAGCCCCGGCAATCAGCAGGATGGAGGGAAGCGATCGGCAGCAGAGGAgcacggggaggaggaggaggagtgtgtttgTGGAAACCCGGGGAGTGATAGCAGTGTCACGccatcgcagcagcagcagcacacagccaCAACAGCCACAACAGCCACAGCAGGAGAAACGAGAGCagtaggagaggagcaga GGGTGAGTGGCGGAGAAGAAGCGGTTTCTCCCTGGCAGAGGGGTGGCAGTGAACAAGAGGAGGAGACTACCTCCAGCAGTAGTAGTACAGCCCAGGACTTAATCAGCAGTGCACAGGGGGCCTCCGAGAGGGAGGTAAGCCCGCAGGAAGAGggagagcagaaggaggaggaagagaaggaggaggaggtggaggaggaggaggtggaaccCCTTCCAGACCAAAAACATCCATCTGGCCTTGGCGGAGTTGCCGACGCAGCAGAAGCGAGAGGAACAGCAGAGCCGAGTCCCGACACACCACAAGAGCAGAGTCCTGTAACGGAGGAACAGAGCGTTGCAACAGCTACAACAGCTACTATAGCGGAGGAGGAGCGGGGCGCCGACACAGCTGAAGCAGAGCGAGCGGCACCGGCAGCCGAAGCCGAAGCCTGCACAGAGTCAGCCGCAAGAACCACAGGACAGAACGCAGACGCGAACGCAACCGCAACCGCAACTCAAATAGAACCCACAGCCATCGAAAAAGGAAACACCACAACAACTGAATCAGAATCCTCTGCAATTGAAGTAGAATCGGCCAAAACTGCCAAAACAGAGTCCGCCAGAACCCAGTTAGAATGCTCGGCGAGTGAGTTCTCTTCAGCAGGAACTGAAGGAGAACCCGCAGGAGGCAGCGCTAGAACTGCCGAGGCTGTGAGCACAGTCACCGAGGCAGACATGGGCCTCACACAGTCTCAGACTGAGCAGGAGAGCTCCGACTTGGAGTCCAGGCACACAGAGGAGGGTaatgagaaagaggagaaagaggaagaagaggaggaggaggaggaggaggaggaggacagagatgacAGCGAGTATTTAGACGCCAGCTCCACCTCGATGGAAGGGGAGTACCTGTTATTCGAGGAGTGTGGTGACAGCGTAGTCGACTCTCCCAGCAGGGACATTGGAGGTAAACACCCAGGTTCTATACAGGAGGGCGAGGAAGTGACGAGCACAGAGAAGTCTGAAAGCAGCTTCCAGGACTGCATTGAAGGAGTGACTAGTGCTGCAGACTGTGTAGGACCTGCCCAGGCTGAAGAGGGCAGTATTGAGCTAGAGACTCGAGCGACGAGCGGCTTCAGCGCTCCTCAGGAAGCATCTGGACACCAGGCCACAGACGATGGGCTTTCCCACATCGCGAGCGGCAACGACGATGACATCACTGCCCGTGTGTCGTGCGACTCAGGAAGCGAGGATCTTCCCCCCGCGCTGACAACGACCACCACCATCGCAGTCGAACAGGAAGTGACCTCACTGGGTGGGGTGACATTGGCGGGTGACTGTGGCTGTGACACACACCTGCCTGACATCACCGAGGATGAACTCACACAAGATGACCTCGCTGCACCACTCCCAGAATGCCGAGCGACAGGGGCGACAGCTCTAGCTGAGGAGTGTGACAGGGGCACAAGTGAGGGACAGCACGTGCCCTCCTCCTCACAGGACGTGGTGGTGGGAAGGGAAATGGATAACCAAGAACAGGAACAGGAAACGGAGTGTCGGCCATCTTGCTGCCATATCTCCCCTGACGAGGTgacagtggaggtggaggtggaggtggaggtggaggtggaggtggagcaggATCATCATCAGGAGGTCCACAGTGACGTCTGGCCATCACACTCAGTGGAAGCCCAGCACGCATCCAGCAACGCCAcccaggaggaggtggtggaaaaaacggtggaagaggaggagagacatgaggaggtgaaggaggaggtggaagagggaaggggggtgcgtgaggaggaggagaaggaggacgtTTGTCCGCCACACGGTGAGGAGTCTCGTCGGCCGGCGTCCTGTGACGACGACACCcttgtggtggtggaggaagtggag GCTGGAGACGCAGGGCCACCAGGAGGCGTACGGCGACGTGTCTCGGCCGGCGTCCAGCGACGACAGGCTGGAGACGCAGGGTCACCACCAGGAGGCGTACGGCGACGCCTGCCCGTCCCACAGCAGCGAGGACTCTCGGCCGGCGTCCAGCGACGACACCCTGGAGGCTTACAGCGAGGACTCTCGGCCGGCGTCCAGCGACGACACCTTGGAGGCTCTGGATGA